Proteins encoded within one genomic window of Eurosta solidaginis isolate ZX-2024a chromosome 1, ASM4086904v1, whole genome shotgun sequence:
- the LOC137244618 gene encoding uncharacterized protein, with amino-acid sequence MQNILLISTFFLNVIPSYSIGYGPPQQLQPVQSFPNTHFPHALYGAPPPAATHSNLQLDNPSYNPAHPPIPVLKAVVRTLEPIGKNYEVKLSQSSPEQTLEHHQFGYGGATYLSPPRSIPYTSHQNPLLTPHQSRATLPASLSSQPAQLFYSNNNQPYQPAVVADHFAQQSNQLRQIDNSLNGVAGNYISQSEANQLDHYFEKQNPVGEVRAYTRVVSTCYPDGHCDQQKLGSGQVDAKHQQVVQSARARVQPISDKCRNLQTRTNIINQNSVSGQGDKAYTDSIKINKFLKLDFDRPPNRRLYPYTETVILQDPFN; translated from the exons ATGCAAAACATTTTATTG aTTTCAACATTTTTCCTAAACGTGATCCCTAGCTATAGCATCGGGTACGGTCCTCCACAACAATTGCAGCCAGTACAATCTTTCCCCAACACCCATTTTCCGCATGCGCTTTATGGCGCTCCACCACCAGCCGCGACCCATAGCAATTTGCAGCTAGACAATCCGTCCTACAACCCAGCCCACCCTCCGATACCCGTACTGAAAGCGGTTGTACGTACATTAGAACCTATTGGCAAGAACTATGAAGTGAAGTTATCTCAATCGTCACCTGAACAAACGCTAGAACATCATCAATTTGGATATGGCGGCGCAACATATTTATCACCACCTCGCTCTATTCCTTATACATCGCATCAAAATCCTCTGCTAACGCCACATCAATCACGAGCAACTCTACCAGCTTCACTAAGTTCGCAACCAGCTCAACTCTTTTATAGTAACAACAATCAACCTTATCAGCCAGCCGTTGTCGCGGACCATTTCGCTCAACAAAGTAATCAGTTAAGACAAATCGACAACTCATTGAATGGAGTTGCGGGTAATTACATTTCGCAATCGGAAGCTAACCAATTGGATCATTATTTTGAGAAACAAAATCCAGTAGGTGAAGTACGAGCATATACACGTGTTGTCAGCACTTGCTATCCTGATGGCCATTGTGATCAGCAAAAATTGGGTTCAGGGCAAGTGGATGCAAAGCATCAGCAAGTTGTACAATCGGCGCGTGCGCGTGTACAACCAATATCAGATAAATGTCGAAATTTGCAAACTcgtacaaatattattaaccagaATTCGGTGTCAGGTCAAGGTGACAAAGCATACACCGATTccattaaaataaacaaatttctgAAACTCGATTTCGACCGCCCGCCAAATCGTCGTCTCTACCCATACACGGAAACGGTTATACTTCAAGATCCATTCAACTAA
- the LOC137244623 gene encoding uncharacterized protein, with product MQIYLLKMLSYVMLVLLLAFNVSASPLYQQYGKNSKIDIDPLIASATNNVPMIQSNNFETIMPDGSLPREVWQFQNFDSFYDTQMTENDDFNMDEAKFLPKNAAIRPPQPLSKKEREIRQYVEIADPRLEKVKMLKLKKGNTEPRGPYAYAWDQFDYDLYSVNPLNQKRY from the exons atgcagatttatttattgaaaatg CTTTCGTATGTTATGTTGGTCTTGCTCTTAGCGTTCAACGTAAGTGCCAGTCCACTTTATCAGCAATACGGAAAAAATAGTAAAATCGATATTGACCCACTTATTGCATCCGCCACAAATAATGTGCCAATGATACAAAGTAATAACTTTGAGACGATTATGCCCGATGGCTCACTACCCCGAGAAGTATGGCAGTTTCAAAACTTCGATAGTTTTTATGATACACAAATGACAGAAAATGATGATTTCAATATGGATGAAGCAAAGTTTTTACCTAAAAATGCCGCAATTCGTCCACCACAGCCATTGTCAAAAAAGGAACGTGAAATACGTCAATACGTCGAAATAGCCGATCCTAGGTTGGAGAAAGTGaagatgttaaagttaaaaaaaggcAACACGGAGCCGCGTGGACCATACGCTTATGCGTGGGATCAGTTTGATTATGATTTGTATAGTGTGAATCCGTTAAATCAAAAGCGCTATTAA